From the genome of Trueperaceae bacterium:
CCCGGCACGGACCGCCTGCTGGCGGCGCTGGTGGCCGCTGCGGGGAGCGGTCCTTACGCCGAGGAGGGCGATGCCGGCCTGAGCATCCCCGAGCATCACCGCGCCGCGCTGCGGTGGCTGGAGGCGCACCCGCCGAGCCGGCTCAGGCTGCCCGACTCCACCCTGAACGCTCCAGACGTCGTCGCCTACAGACGCTCGGGCCTCATGGACCGCGGCTCGTACGGCGCCGGCGAAGCCAAGCCGGCGGTGGCGCGCAGCTTCGTCTCCGGCCCCGTCGTCTGGCGTTGGGACGAGGAGCCCGCAGGGGAGGTGTTCGGCGCGTTGCGGGAGCTATGCGCCGAGGCCAGCCACCTCGGCGAGGCGCAGTCGCTGGTCGTGCTCGAGGCGGCCCTCGACGACGAGCCGTTGCCCGACGCGCTGGAGCTGGTACCGAGAGAGGAGCTCTTCCCTGCCGCGGCGGTGCCCGTGAGCACGCCGCTGCCCGGCCGCCTCGAAGAGCTCGAGACGGCGCACCAGGCCCTGAGGAAGGCCCGCCGGCCCGCCGAACGGGCGATAGCGAAGGACGAGGACGAGGTGGTCGCGCCTTGGCCCGACCGTCGCCTGGAGCTCCTCTGGTACCGCCAAGCCGCGGAGCAGCGGCGGGCTCGAGTGCCCTGGGACCGCGCGCTCGTCCTCGAGGTGGCGCCGGCGGAGGGGAACACCGCGTGGCCGCCGCCGCCGGAGGAGGTCGTCGACTGGTGCGTGGCGCTCCACCGCGCGCTCGTGAGGGTGCTCGATCCCGACGTGCCGCCCCTCGTCAGCGGCCACTACCCGCCCGGAGAGCCGCTGCCGGCCAACCGCCTGGCGATCCAGGTGGTGGACCGCCGCCTGCCCCTGGGCTTCAGCCTGGCGGTGGGCGTGGAGGCGGCCTTCGCGCTCCTCTTGCCCGCCAGCGCGACCGCCGAGGACCAGGACGCGGTGGTGCGAGCCGTGCACGCTCTCGGCAGCAGGAAGGTCTACCGCGGCGGCGGCGGAGCTCTGGAGGTGCGCCGTGTCGTGCCGGTGGCGGGCGACTCCTTCTGGCGGCCGCCCGAACCCGGCGTCACCCGCTGGTGGGTCACGGAGCCCCTGGCCGTAGCCGAGACCCGTCCCGCGGCCAGGCGGAGCAACGGCCGCTGGACCCTCGCCGACGCCCTGCACCTGTCGTTGGGCCTGGCGCACCGCGACCTCCTCGGGCTGCCCCCGGCCAAGGGCAACGCGGCCTTCAGGGGGGTCGTCGACAGGGTGAAGCCGCGCGTCGAGGTGAAGGCGCTCGAGCAGGTCGCGGGCCCTAGCCTGCCTCGGTTCATGCACCGCATGAACCAGGGCCAGCTCGTCACGGCTTACCGGGCCCTCCTCAGGGCGCCTGACCTCCTCACCGACACCGCCCCCGTGGCCATCGGGCAGTCGCGGCACCTCGGCACGGGACTCCTGGTGCCCGTCGACGTGCCCCAAGCCGCGGGACGAGAGCCTGCCGACGGAGGGAGTGAGGCGCCGTGACCCTCGACATCGACGCCTTCGAGCGGTTCTTCGCGGAGAACAACGGCGGCTCGCTGCCGTTCGGCTGGCAGAGGCGCCTGGTCGAGCACGTCCTGAGCGAGGGCGCGTGGCCGCGGGCGATCGTCGCCCCGACGGGGACGGGGAAGACCTCGGTCATCGACGTCCACGCCTTCGTGAACGCGGTCGCCCACGAGCGGGGCTTGAGGCTCCCGAGGCGGCTGGTCATGACCGTGAACCGGCGCAGCCTCGTGGACAGCCACGCCGAGCACGCGAAGCGTCTGGCGGACAACCTGCAGCGGGCGGAGGACGGGTCGGCGAGCCGAGAGGTAGCCGACCTGCTGAGGGCCAGGTCCGCGCACGACGGCGTGGAGGGCCCGCCGCTCAGCGTGCACACGATCCGCGGCGGCCTGCCCATCGGCCGCGACTGGCGCCAGGCGCCCGCGGCGTGCGCGGTCCTGTGCATGACGCCAGACATGTGGGGCAGCAGGGCGCTGTTCCGCGGCTACGGCACGTCGCGCTGGGCGCGCTCGCTGGAGGCGGGCGTGCTGGTTCGCGACACCGTGCTGGTGCTCGATGAGGTGCACCTGAACCGCCAGCTCCTCTGCACTGCGCGTCGCATCGCCTACCTCGACGCACTAACGGCCGAGGGGATGGGCGTGACCGGCCTCCAGGTCGTCGCCACCACGGCCACCCCCGACGAGGAGGGGGGCGTCGGCGTCTCGCCCTCCGACCTCACCGAGCCAGGCTCGGGTCCTGTCCTCGCAGCGCGGCTGGAGACCCCGAAGCCCGTGACTGTCAGGGAGCTAGAGGTCGCCCGCGCCCAGACCGAGAAGCTCGCTGCCGCCTTCGTCGACGAGATGCTGGCCATCGAACCCGCGGCGCAGGGCGCGACGGTCGGTTGCGTGGTCAACACCGTGGCCCTGGCGCGGGAGGTCCGCAAGGAGCTGACCGAGCGACCGGGGGTCGCAGCAGCGGACGTCGCGATGCTCGTGGGCGGTCTGGCTCCCCTCGCGGCCGAGGAGGTGGTAGCCGAGCTGGGCCTAGGAGGCGACGGCACTGCCGGCGACCGCCGGAAGCGCTTCGTCGTCGGCACCCAGGCCCTCGAGGTCGGGCTCGACATCGACCTGGGGGCGCTGGTCACGGAGCTGGCGCCCGGGTCGGCCCTCGCCCAGCGCTTCGGGCGGCTGAACCGCCACGGGAGGAGGGGCTCTGGCCCGGCCGTGGTCGTAGCCCCCAAGTACGACCCCAAGGACACGCGCGTGCCTTACGAGCACGACGAGCTCGTAAGCGCGCTCGCGTGGATCAAGGAGCTCGCCGCGACGGAGGCGGGTGTCGCGACTACGGCGCTGATGAAGTGCCCGCCGCCGCAGGAGGCGCGCAGGCGCCTCCTCTACCAGCGCCTCGAGTGGCCCGACGTCCACCGCCTGGCGCGCACTTCCGAGGACCTGGCGGTGGCCGAGACTGACCTGCCGGACCACGGCGAGGACCTGACGCTGTGGCTGAGGGACTCGTTCGACGAGGAGGTCGAGGCCTCGGCGGTGGTGCGAGACCTCCTGCCGACCGACACCCTCGCCGCCGCGCGCGCGGCCGACCTCACTCCCCCGCTCGACGCGGAGACGTACCGCTCGTCTTTGAGGCGCATCCGTCGGCTCGCCCAGGCGCTCAGGACAGCGCACGAGGGGCCGCTGATCGTCTACCGCGCCGGCAGGGCCACGGTGCTCGACGAAGTGAGCGGCCTGCAGCCCGGCGACACTCTGGTCATCGAGCCGTGGCGAGCGGCCAGGGTCCACCACAACGAGGAGGCTGCCCACGTGTGGGGCAGGCACGCCAAGGAGCTGGAGGACCTTCACGAAGCAGCGCTCGAGCGGCTCGTACGGCACGCCCGGGAAGCGGGCGAGCGAAGCCGACCGGCCGGAGAAGGTGAGGCACCCGCCGACGGCTACTGGCAGGTGCGCATCGCCCGCAGCCTCACCGAGCGCCGGCGGGACGGCGAGCCACCTCCGAGCGCCGAGCCAGGAGCGAAGAACGGGCTCCAGGAGAAGTTCGAGCTCCTTCTTAGCCATGCCGAGCGGTTGGCGTCCGCCTCGGCCGACGGTGGGGGCTCATCCTCCGACCGGCCGGCGAACGACGCCGGGCTCGGCGACTCGTCCACGGAGGACGTGGGCGAGGTCGCGATGGCGCTCCTCTCCACGGTCGCCGAGGTCCTGCCGAGGCTCCTCGACGAGGAGTGGTCTCGCAAGGTCGAGGCGGGAGGGTTCGTCTACGGCGCGCGTGCTCTGGGCGAGGCCGCCGAGCGGCTCGCAGAGGCCGCTGCCGCCGCCGACACCGCGTCCGGAGTCCTCGCGGACCTCGTGACGACCGCCGACGGCTCCGAGTACCTCCTGGTGCTGCGCAGCCGCCAGCTACATGTGCAAGATGAGGCCAGGTCGGAGCACTCGAGGGGGTCGGTTCGACTCGCCGACCACGTGAACGCCGTGACAGCTCGCGCGGAGGCCCTCGCGGCGAAGGTGGGCCTCTCCCCTGGCCTCGCCGAGGCCGTGAGGCGGGCCGCCGAGCTGCACGACGCGGGCAAGGCCCATCCGCGCTTCCAGCGCTACCTGCGGCGCGGGCGCCGAGGTGAGGCGCTCCTCGCGAAGTCGGGCTACCCGTTCGATCTCACCGCGCATCGCCGCTACGGCCTCTCCGGCTGGCGGCACGAGCAGCTCTCGGCGGCCGTGGCCTGGTCACGGGCACAGACCCTCGGCGAGCCCGAGCTGGTGACGTGGTTGGTGGGCACCAGCCACGGGCGCGGGCGCGCCGCGTTCGACCACGACAGCCGCGCCCTCTACTTCGCGTCCGGCGCGGCAGG
Proteins encoded in this window:
- the csb2 gene encoding type I-U CRISPR-associated protein Csb2 produces the protein MGLNITARFVLGAYQGRSPSGQVETYPGTDRLLAALVAAAGSGPYAEEGDAGLSIPEHHRAALRWLEAHPPSRLRLPDSTLNAPDVVAYRRSGLMDRGSYGAGEAKPAVARSFVSGPVVWRWDEEPAGEVFGALRELCAEASHLGEAQSLVVLEAALDDEPLPDALELVPREELFPAAAVPVSTPLPGRLEELETAHQALRKARRPAERAIAKDEDEVVAPWPDRRLELLWYRQAAEQRRARVPWDRALVLEVAPAEGNTAWPPPPEEVVDWCVALHRALVRVLDPDVPPLVSGHYPPGEPLPANRLAIQVVDRRLPLGFSLAVGVEAAFALLLPASATAEDQDAVVRAVHALGSRKVYRGGGGALEVRRVVPVAGDSFWRPPEPGVTRWWVTEPLAVAETRPAARRSNGRWTLADALHLSLGLAHRDLLGLPPAKGNAAFRGVVDRVKPRVEVKALEQVAGPSLPRFMHRMNQGQLVTAYRALLRAPDLLTDTAPVAIGQSRHLGTGLLVPVDVPQAAGREPADGGSEAP
- the cas3u gene encoding type I-U CRISPR-associated helicase/endonuclease Cas3, whose translation is MTLDIDAFERFFAENNGGSLPFGWQRRLVEHVLSEGAWPRAIVAPTGTGKTSVIDVHAFVNAVAHERGLRLPRRLVMTVNRRSLVDSHAEHAKRLADNLQRAEDGSASREVADLLRARSAHDGVEGPPLSVHTIRGGLPIGRDWRQAPAACAVLCMTPDMWGSRALFRGYGTSRWARSLEAGVLVRDTVLVLDEVHLNRQLLCTARRIAYLDALTAEGMGVTGLQVVATTATPDEEGGVGVSPSDLTEPGSGPVLAARLETPKPVTVRELEVARAQTEKLAAAFVDEMLAIEPAAQGATVGCVVNTVALAREVRKELTERPGVAAADVAMLVGGLAPLAAEEVVAELGLGGDGTAGDRRKRFVVGTQALEVGLDIDLGALVTELAPGSALAQRFGRLNRHGRRGSGPAVVVAPKYDPKDTRVPYEHDELVSALAWIKELAATEAGVATTALMKCPPPQEARRRLLYQRLEWPDVHRLARTSEDLAVAETDLPDHGEDLTLWLRDSFDEEVEASAVVRDLLPTDTLAAARAADLTPPLDAETYRSSLRRIRRLAQALRTAHEGPLIVYRAGRATVLDEVSGLQPGDTLVIEPWRAARVHHNEEAAHVWGRHAKELEDLHEAALERLVRHAREAGERSRPAGEGEAPADGYWQVRIARSLTERRRDGEPPPSAEPGAKNGLQEKFELLLSHAERLASASADGGGSSSDRPANDAGLGDSSTEDVGEVAMALLSTVAEVLPRLLDEEWSRKVEAGGFVYGARALGEAAERLAEAAAAADTASGVLADLVTTADGSEYLLVLRSRQLHVQDEARSEHSRGSVRLADHVNAVTARAEALAAKVGLSPGLAEAVRRAAELHDAGKAHPRFQRYLRRGRRGEALLAKSGYPFDLTAHRRYGLSGWRHEQLSAAVAWSRAQTLGEPELVTWLVGTSHGRGRAAFDHDSRALYFASGAAGASRPNTGADAPGPATATAAEAANDLDAAADAAAELFDEGLWEEWCERLSRRFGPWGLAYLEAVLRASDQTVSAEGR